A window from Mycolicibacterium tokaiense encodes these proteins:
- the mycP gene encoding type VII secretion-associated serine protease mycosin, with amino-acid sequence MSAASAVRRAGSALAVLMLIGISANTPVAQAIPPPQVDPALVPPDGEPGPERPMRQSNMCAQPMTVAEPSVTVTAPGFTMLNIERAWEYSTGNGVPVAVIDTGVNPNPRLPVVPGGDYIMGGDGLMDCDAHGTIIASLISAAPQGRPMPAPMPPRRAFPPPAGPPPVTDAPPPPGGAPPPPAPPPPPVPVTITETRTEPPPPPPPPPPVAPANAPGRPTIGREDPPVPPPPPGAPDGVAGVAPHATVISIRQSSRAYEYEDPEPGDNEARRKAGTIATLASAIVHAANMGAKVINLSVTSCLSAADPMDQRSLGAAVWYAATVKDAVLVAAAGNEGEDGCAQNPLFNPLNTADPRDWSQVKTVSSPSWFSDYVLSVGAVDNAGAPLPASLAGPWVRAAAPGVGIMGLSPQAGTPVNAYPPARPGDPNMPFWGTSFSAAYVSGVAALVRAKFPELTANQVINRILQTAHNPPRGVDNQVGYGVVDPVAALTFDVPPGPRVAPESQSRIIVPPPPAPPPDHRARNVALAFAGGTLGVVLIALLVGRARRAR; translated from the coding sequence ATGAGCGCTGCCAGCGCCGTCCGGCGTGCGGGATCAGCGTTGGCTGTCCTGATGCTCATCGGCATCAGCGCCAATACCCCTGTCGCACAAGCTATCCCACCGCCCCAGGTGGATCCGGCGCTGGTCCCGCCCGACGGCGAACCGGGGCCCGAACGGCCGATGCGGCAGAGCAACATGTGCGCCCAGCCCATGACGGTGGCCGAACCCAGCGTGACCGTCACCGCACCGGGTTTCACGATGCTCAACATCGAGCGGGCGTGGGAGTACTCCACCGGCAACGGGGTGCCGGTGGCGGTGATCGACACCGGGGTCAACCCCAACCCGCGGCTGCCGGTGGTCCCCGGCGGCGACTACATCATGGGCGGCGACGGTCTGATGGATTGCGACGCCCACGGCACCATCATCGCCTCGCTGATCAGCGCGGCTCCGCAGGGCCGTCCCATGCCCGCACCGATGCCGCCGCGGCGGGCGTTCCCGCCGCCGGCCGGCCCGCCTCCGGTGACCGACGCACCGCCCCCGCCGGGCGGAGCACCGCCCCCGCCGGCGCCACCCCCACCGCCGGTGCCGGTGACCATCACCGAAACCCGCACCGAGCCACCACCGCCGCCCCCACCTCCGCCGCCCGTGGCCCCGGCCAATGCGCCGGGGCGCCCCACCATCGGCCGCGAGGACCCGCCCGTCCCGCCGCCGCCTCCGGGTGCGCCGGACGGGGTGGCAGGAGTGGCGCCGCATGCCACGGTGATCTCGATCCGGCAGTCATCGCGGGCTTACGAATACGAGGACCCGGAGCCCGGCGACAACGAGGCACGACGCAAGGCGGGCACCATCGCCACCCTGGCGTCGGCGATCGTGCACGCCGCGAACATGGGCGCCAAGGTCATCAATCTCAGTGTGACGTCCTGCCTGTCGGCGGCCGACCCGATGGATCAGCGCTCCCTCGGCGCCGCCGTCTGGTACGCCGCCACCGTCAAGGACGCGGTGCTGGTGGCCGCCGCGGGCAACGAGGGCGAGGACGGGTGCGCGCAGAATCCGTTGTTCAATCCGTTGAACACCGCCGATCCGCGGGACTGGAGCCAGGTGAAGACCGTCTCGTCGCCGTCGTGGTTCTCCGACTACGTGCTGTCGGTGGGAGCGGTCGACAACGCCGGCGCACCCCTGCCGGCCAGTCTCGCCGGACCGTGGGTGCGGGCCGCGGCACCCGGCGTCGGCATCATGGGTCTGTCACCGCAGGCCGGCACCCCGGTGAATGCCTACCCGCCGGCACGCCCCGGTGATCCGAACATGCCCTTCTGGGGCACCAGTTTCTCGGCGGCCTATGTCAGCGGGGTGGCCGCGCTGGTCCGTGCCAAGTTCCCGGAGCTGACCGCCAACCAGGTGATCAACCGGATCCTGCAGACGGCGCACAACCCGCCGCGGGGCGTCGACAATCAAGTGGGTTACGGCGTCGTCGATCCCGTCGCCGCGCTCACCTTCGACGTCCCGCCTGGGCCGCGGGTGGCGCCGGAATCCCAGAGCCGCATCATCGTTCCGCCACCGCCCGCCCCGCCCCCGGACCACCGGGCGCGTAACGTCGCGCTGGCGTTCGCCGGCGGCACGCTGGGTGTGGTGCTCATAGCCCTGCTGGTCGGACGCGCCAGGCGGGCCCGATGA
- a CDS encoding Calx-beta domain-containing protein yields the protein MAGKHRAKNRASKASVSTKRNRRIGQERGSVTWLGAGAVTLGIGAALACGATGTAHANSDTDSGQSTRTGSETASGTTPAPASSEKPDSKVASSDTTPTRSSQHDSPESSETEDTQDDTDSTSTDLEDLDDDSDYQQEKESDSPDEDPYMVGDEDDSETRHEDEPDLAETDVSAPALPVDQINKDAPESETLSTAASVNNSSESDKPSRAVTAQPGPPSFQQIIEYTFFNKAPKADPQQAPGQSELGVVTGNLNVTASNGATLTYKVSDQPSKGTVEISGDGTYTFTPDADLAALGGSDIATVTIDAGSRFRLTGIAGAIQGVLHSLAMSFGLAQRDTITVTVPLTVAAIGPDPVITGYTASEPGAGGVVTGTVSASDPNGDTLTFSGPGTSSGGGIVTVNEDGSFSYKPTSEQRHGASALDASAGAKVDGFVVTVSDGNGNTATTTVKVAISPANGVPAIESATVGVPNESTGTVTGVVTATDPDGDALEFRGSTTTDKGILTVAADGTFTYTPTAAARDKAAQAGSTDADLMDIVSVTVVDGHGGTSSVPLSIPISPKAIVVITVAFDGSVYSIDEGNSGITTTPVRVKLSEASTETITVTYKVERAYLTNSATAGTDFIEETGTLTFTPGQTIATLPVQVYGDTTYEDNEYIHIELTGATGAILSLDGSTSAYPTIRNDDAPNAITVSFDGSVYSIDEGNSGITTTPVRVKLSEASTETITVTYKVERAYLTNSATAGTDFIEETGTLTFTPGQTIATLPVQVYGDTTYEDNEYIHIELTGATGAILSLDASTSAYPTIRNDDAPNATTVSFDGSVYSIDEGNSGITTTPVRVKLSEASTETITVTYKVERAYLTNSATAGTDFIEETGTLTFTPVKPSPRCPSRSTATPPTKTTSTSTSSSPAPPEPSSASTAAPPHIPPSETTTHPTPTRPP from the coding sequence ATGGCGGGTAAGCACCGGGCGAAGAACCGTGCGTCAAAGGCGTCGGTGTCGACGAAGCGCAATCGTCGCATCGGCCAAGAGCGGGGCTCCGTCACGTGGCTTGGTGCTGGGGCTGTCACGCTCGGCATCGGCGCCGCACTGGCGTGCGGAGCCACCGGCACGGCTCACGCCAATAGTGATACCGACAGTGGTCAATCCACCCGTACCGGCTCCGAAACCGCCTCCGGTACAACACCGGCGCCCGCCAGCAGCGAGAAGCCCGATTCCAAGGTCGCCTCCTCCGACACCACGCCTACCCGATCGTCGCAGCACGACTCACCGGAGTCATCCGAAACAGAAGACACCCAGGACGACACTGATTCCACGTCGACAGATCTGGAAGATCTCGATGACGACTCGGACTATCAACAGGAGAAGGAATCGGATAGTCCCGACGAAGACCCGTACATGGTTGGAGACGAGGACGATTCGGAAACCAGGCACGAGGACGAACCGGACCTTGCCGAAACGGACGTGAGCGCGCCAGCACTCCCTGTTGACCAGATCAACAAAGACGCGCCCGAATCTGAAACACTCTCCACCGCAGCATCAGTCAACAATTCGAGTGAGTCTGATAAGCCTTCCAGGGCCGTGACCGCACAGCCGGGGCCGCCCTCCTTCCAACAGATCATCGAGTACACGTTCTTCAACAAGGCTCCGAAGGCCGACCCGCAGCAGGCCCCTGGCCAGTCCGAACTCGGCGTGGTGACGGGAAACCTGAACGTCACCGCCTCCAACGGTGCGACGTTGACCTATAAGGTGAGTGATCAGCCGAGTAAGGGCACGGTAGAGATCTCGGGCGACGGCACCTACACCTTCACTCCCGACGCTGACTTAGCCGCACTCGGGGGCAGCGACATCGCCACCGTGACTATCGATGCAGGCAGTAGATTTCGCCTGACCGGCATTGCCGGTGCGATCCAGGGAGTGCTGCATTCGCTTGCGATGAGTTTCGGCTTGGCACAGCGGGACACCATCACGGTGACGGTCCCACTGACCGTGGCGGCCATCGGACCGGACCCCGTCATCACGGGTTACACCGCCTCGGAGCCCGGCGCCGGCGGTGTCGTAACCGGGACAGTCAGCGCCTCAGACCCCAATGGAGACACTCTGACTTTCAGTGGGCCTGGAACCAGTTCGGGGGGTGGCATCGTAACCGTCAACGAAGACGGGTCCTTCTCGTACAAGCCCACTTCCGAGCAGCGCCATGGCGCTTCGGCCCTCGATGCGTCGGCAGGAGCCAAGGTCGACGGCTTCGTGGTCACAGTTTCGGATGGGAACGGCAATACCGCCACTACCACGGTGAAAGTCGCCATCAGTCCGGCCAACGGCGTGCCTGCCATCGAATCTGCCACCGTCGGTGTTCCGAACGAATCCACAGGAACCGTGACGGGCGTCGTCACAGCGACAGACCCCGACGGTGATGCACTGGAGTTCCGGGGCAGCACCACAACCGACAAGGGCATACTCACCGTCGCAGCCGACGGCACCTTCACCTACACCCCGACTGCCGCTGCTCGCGACAAGGCGGCGCAGGCCGGCAGCACCGACGCCGATCTCATGGACATCGTTTCCGTGACAGTCGTTGATGGCCATGGCGGAACTTCATCGGTGCCCCTGAGCATCCCGATCAGTCCGAAGGCCATTGTGGTCATCACCGTGGCGTTTGACGGGTCGGTCTACTCCATCGACGAAGGCAACAGCGGAATCACCACAACGCCGGTCAGGGTCAAACTGTCCGAAGCCTCCACCGAAACCATCACCGTCACCTACAAAGTGGAACGCGCCTACCTAACCAACAGTGCCACCGCAGGAACCGACTTCATCGAGGAAACCGGCACCCTCACCTTCACCCCCGGTCAAACCATCGCCACGCTGCCCGTCCAGGTCTACGGCGACACCACCTACGAAGACAACGAGTACATCCACATCGAGCTCACCGGCGCCACCGGAGCCATCCTCAGCCTCGACGGCAGCACCTCCGCATATCCCACCATCAGAAACGACGACGCACCCAACGCCATCACGGTGTCGTTCGACGGGTCGGTCTACTCCATCGACGAAGGCAACAGCGGAATCACCACAACGCCGGTCAGGGTCAAACTGTCCGAAGCCTCCACCGAAACCATCACCGTCACCTACAAAGTGGAACGCGCCTACCTAACCAACAGTGCCACCGCAGGAACCGACTTCATCGAGGAAACCGGCACCCTCACCTTCACCCCCGGTCAAACCATCGCCACGCTGCCCGTCCAGGTCTACGGCGACACCACCTACGAAGACAACGAGTACATCCACATCGAGCTCACCGGCGCCACCGGAGCCATCCTCAGCCTCGACGCCAGCACCTCCGCATATCCCACCATCAGAAACGACGACGCACCCAACGCCACCACGGTGTCGTTCGACGGGTCGGTCTACTCCATCGACGAAGGCAACAGCGGAATCACCACAACGCCGGTCAGGGTCAAACTGTCCGAAGCCTCCACCGAAACCATCACCGTCACCTACAAAGTGGAACGCGCCTACCTAACCAACAGTGCCACCGCAGGAACCGACTTCATCGAGGAAACCGGCACCCTCACCTTCACCCCGGTCAAACCATCGCCACGCTGCCCGTCCAGGTCTACGGCGACACCACCTACGAAGACAACGAGTACATCCACATCGAGCTCACCGGCGCCACCGGAGCCATCCTCAGCCTCGACGGCAGCACCTCCGCATATCCCACCATCAGAAACGACGACGCACCCAACGCCAACTCGGCCGCCGTGA
- a CDS encoding MinD/ParA family ATP-binding protein: MPDRENLPRPPAGGWPPPRPAWHPQQAPPYPPSPQAPPRQAPAPLPQQPPRQQKPRPDSGWRRVVHRLTFGLVNPGPSADQRRQAELAAVVRAPFRGPLKIGVLGKGGVGKTSVAASIGSIFAEQRPSDRVVAIDADTAFGRLASRIDPRVQGSYWELANDRNLHTFSDLQRRLGHNATGLYVLAGEHPTTRRRVLDPAVYRETARRLDRHFTISVIDCGSTMDAPVTQEALSDLDALIVVSSPWADGAAAAAQTMEWLANHGRGELLRRTVVVLNDSDGHSDKKTRSSLAYQFTSRGQVVVEVPFDPHLRPGGVIDVAGEMSPTVKSRFMEIAAAIARHVVR, encoded by the coding sequence GTGCCGGACCGCGAGAACCTGCCTCGACCACCCGCGGGCGGATGGCCTCCACCCAGGCCCGCCTGGCATCCGCAGCAGGCTCCGCCCTACCCGCCGTCTCCCCAGGCGCCACCACGCCAGGCGCCCGCACCCCTTCCCCAGCAGCCGCCTCGACAGCAGAAGCCGCGACCGGACTCGGGCTGGCGGCGGGTGGTGCACCGGCTCACCTTCGGCCTGGTGAATCCCGGGCCGTCGGCGGACCAGCGCCGCCAGGCCGAGTTGGCTGCCGTCGTGCGCGCCCCGTTTCGCGGCCCGCTGAAGATCGGGGTACTGGGCAAGGGCGGCGTCGGCAAAACGTCCGTGGCCGCCAGTATCGGGTCGATCTTCGCCGAACAGCGCCCGTCGGACCGGGTGGTGGCCATCGACGCGGACACCGCCTTCGGCCGGCTGGCCAGCCGGATCGATCCCCGGGTCCAGGGGTCCTACTGGGAACTGGCCAACGACCGGAACCTGCACACGTTTTCCGACCTGCAACGCCGGCTGGGCCACAACGCCACCGGCCTGTACGTGCTGGCCGGAGAGCACCCGACCACGCGGCGCCGCGTGCTCGATCCTGCCGTCTACCGCGAAACCGCCCGAAGACTGGACCGGCATTTCACCATCTCCGTGATCGACTGCGGCTCGACGATGGACGCGCCGGTCACCCAGGAGGCACTCAGCGACCTCGACGCGCTGATCGTGGTGTCCTCGCCGTGGGCCGATGGCGCAGCAGCAGCCGCGCAGACCATGGAATGGCTGGCCAATCACGGACGCGGCGAGCTGCTGCGGCGAACCGTGGTGGTGCTCAACGACTCTGACGGACACTCCGACAAGAAGACCCGCTCGTCGCTGGCCTATCAGTTCACCAGTCGCGGGCAGGTGGTGGTGGAGGTGCCCTTCGATCCGCACCTGCGCCCCGGCGGCGTCATCGACGTCGCCGGTGAGATGTCGCCGACCGTGAAGTCGCGGTTCATGGAGATCGCCGCGGCCATCGCGCGGCACGTCGTGCGTTAG
- a CDS encoding hydrolase encodes MTSQAIRDPKFDNLLTPENSAFVIIDYQPIQVSSIRSIPQDELVFNIVGCAKAAVNYGLPVVHSTVNIETGRNKPPIQPLMDVLGNYPTYDRTSINSWEDVEFRRAVEETGRRKLIMTALWTEACLTFPALDAIDQGYEVYIPVDAVGGTSVAAHRAALRRVEQAGATLISRVQMYCELQRDWNRDETLTGFMDVFESSDGFNPEKNIQG; translated from the coding sequence ATGACGAGCCAAGCCATTCGCGACCCGAAGTTCGACAACCTTCTGACGCCGGAGAATTCGGCTTTTGTCATCATCGACTACCAACCGATTCAGGTCAGCTCCATCCGCTCGATTCCGCAGGATGAGCTGGTCTTCAACATCGTCGGCTGCGCCAAAGCAGCCGTGAATTACGGGCTACCGGTTGTGCACTCGACAGTGAATATCGAGACGGGGCGGAACAAGCCGCCGATACAGCCCCTCATGGACGTCCTGGGCAACTACCCCACCTATGACCGCACGTCGATCAACAGCTGGGAGGACGTGGAGTTCAGGCGAGCCGTCGAGGAGACGGGCCGCAGGAAGTTGATCATGACGGCACTGTGGACGGAGGCGTGTCTGACGTTTCCTGCCCTGGACGCCATCGATCAGGGTTACGAGGTCTACATCCCCGTCGACGCGGTCGGCGGCACCTCGGTCGCGGCGCACCGAGCGGCACTTCGCCGTGTCGAACAGGCGGGCGCCACACTGATCAGCCGGGTGCAGATGTACTGCGAGCTCCAGCGCGACTGGAATCGCGACGAAACGTTGACCGGCTTCATGGACGTATTCGAGAGTTCTGACGGCTTCAACCCCGAGAAGAACATCCAAGGCTGA
- a CDS encoding zinc-dependent alcohol dehydrogenase family protein yields the protein MSTSMMTAVVLTRFGAADSFELRSVAVPEVGPRQVRVRVHATAVNPLDYQIRRGDYADLVALPAIIGHDVSGVIEEVGSHVSEFHIGDAVYYTPKIFGGPGSYAEQHVADVDLVARKPDNLSHLEAASLTLVGGTVWEALVDRAGLTVGETILIHAGAGGTGTIAIQVAKAMGARVITTAKAADHDFVRSLGADAAVDYASADYVDAVAELTRGQGVDVVFDTIGGDTLTRSPLILADFGRVVSIVDIAQPQNLLEAWGKNAAYHFVFTRQNQAKLDALTALVERGLVKPVIGATLELARVGEAHEILENRRAYALHGKVAIDVAGDTVDVPPRVSR from the coding sequence ATGAGCACGAGCATGATGACCGCCGTCGTTCTCACCCGCTTCGGCGCTGCCGACAGTTTTGAACTGCGCTCCGTCGCTGTTCCCGAGGTCGGGCCCCGCCAGGTCCGGGTACGCGTTCATGCGACCGCGGTCAATCCGCTTGACTACCAGATCCGTCGGGGTGACTACGCAGACCTCGTGGCACTCCCGGCGATCATCGGACACGACGTCTCCGGGGTGATCGAGGAAGTCGGATCACACGTCAGCGAGTTCCACATCGGCGATGCGGTGTACTACACGCCGAAGATCTTCGGCGGTCCCGGCTCGTACGCCGAGCAGCACGTCGCCGACGTGGATCTGGTCGCCCGCAAACCGGACAACCTCAGTCACCTCGAGGCGGCGAGCCTGACCCTGGTCGGTGGAACGGTCTGGGAGGCCCTGGTCGACCGCGCCGGACTCACCGTGGGGGAGACGATCCTCATCCACGCCGGCGCGGGTGGAACGGGGACGATCGCGATACAGGTGGCGAAAGCAATGGGCGCGCGGGTGATCACCACCGCGAAAGCCGCCGATCACGACTTCGTCCGCTCCCTCGGCGCGGACGCGGCGGTCGACTATGCCTCGGCCGATTATGTCGATGCCGTAGCCGAGCTGACCCGGGGTCAGGGAGTCGATGTCGTCTTCGACACGATCGGCGGTGACACCCTCACCCGAAGTCCCTTGATACTGGCCGATTTCGGGCGTGTCGTCAGTATCGTCGACATCGCCCAACCCCAGAATCTCCTCGAGGCCTGGGGCAAGAACGCCGCCTACCACTTCGTCTTCACCCGGCAGAATCAGGCGAAGCTGGACGCGCTCACCGCGCTGGTGGAGCGTGGACTCGTCAAGCCGGTCATCGGCGCAACCCTCGAGCTCGCTCGAGTGGGCGAGGCGCACGAGATCTTGGAGAATCGGCGAGCGTATGCGCTGCATGGCAAGGTCGCCATCGATGTCGCGGGCGACACCGTCGATGTCCCGCCCCGGGTCTCCCGGTAA
- the eccE gene encoding type VII secretion protein EccE: MTAPVRLAVIVGILLCGLLGWWAAGYPGAAIGVVVGSLLGAVRYWRQPPWSWLGLYLRRKRATTWSEPVTVANDRAGGGVRYQDDTAIVAIQVLGRAHAPTFFIGSTATRTHNILDIAELAPLLHQSLGLTLESLSVVSAGSRRRASGDYPRVYDTLIGTPPYAGQRETWLVARLGALANADAVQWRISVGTAALAAAQRISAALRQQGIRARVATATDMVEMERRFGASALGAGRQRWRSVRSDSGWLTTYWYRRQYITTEILEQAWALRADGLVQNVTLFPDGTATATVTLVTAQPPTAPPAVILTGLPGEQAAAVAASLCGPTQWLRGIRRAPLPASLRIPVGASGVLLGKVGAGDRMLLPLGDPGELSRIHLAAEDALAKRLVIRAAGAGDRVTVHTKDLARWASVRMPDIAVTDRPRPIAGTTLSVVDGTVSPAPRPNTIISVGAPGQVARGSADVVIMQNGPAHVDVTAAGRMYHVEVELFRAENRYVSTEPVNLSVDRELVNESRGS, encoded by the coding sequence ATGACGGCCCCGGTGCGTCTGGCGGTGATCGTCGGGATCCTACTGTGCGGTCTGCTGGGTTGGTGGGCGGCCGGATACCCCGGTGCTGCAATCGGTGTGGTGGTCGGATCGTTGCTGGGAGCGGTCCGGTACTGGCGTCAGCCGCCGTGGTCCTGGTTGGGTCTGTACTTGCGGCGCAAGCGGGCCACCACCTGGAGCGAGCCGGTGACGGTGGCCAACGACCGCGCCGGGGGCGGGGTCCGTTATCAGGACGACACCGCGATCGTCGCCATCCAGGTGCTCGGGCGGGCCCACGCACCGACGTTCTTCATCGGGTCGACGGCCACCCGCACCCACAACATTCTCGACATCGCCGAGTTGGCGCCCCTGCTGCACCAGAGCCTGGGCCTGACGCTGGAATCGCTGAGCGTGGTCAGTGCCGGATCCCGCCGACGCGCCTCCGGCGACTACCCGCGTGTCTACGACACCCTGATCGGGACGCCGCCGTACGCCGGTCAACGGGAGACCTGGTTGGTGGCGCGCCTGGGCGCACTGGCCAATGCCGACGCGGTGCAGTGGCGCATCTCGGTGGGCACCGCGGCACTGGCGGCAGCACAACGCATCAGCGCGGCTCTGCGGCAGCAGGGCATCCGGGCCAGGGTCGCGACGGCCACGGACATGGTGGAGATGGAACGTCGCTTCGGGGCCTCGGCGCTCGGCGCCGGCCGGCAGCGCTGGCGTTCGGTGCGTTCCGACAGCGGTTGGCTGACCACCTACTGGTACCGCCGGCAGTACATCACCACCGAGATCCTGGAACAGGCCTGGGCGCTGCGCGCGGACGGTTTGGTGCAGAACGTGACGTTGTTCCCCGACGGCACCGCCACCGCCACCGTGACGCTGGTGACTGCGCAGCCACCCACAGCGCCGCCGGCGGTGATCCTCACAGGCCTGCCCGGCGAGCAGGCCGCGGCGGTGGCCGCCAGCCTGTGCGGACCCACCCAGTGGCTGCGGGGAATTCGACGAGCCCCGCTGCCGGCGTCGCTGCGGATCCCGGTGGGTGCCTCCGGGGTGCTGCTCGGCAAGGTGGGTGCCGGTGACCGGATGCTGTTGCCGCTGGGTGATCCCGGGGAGTTGAGCCGGATCCACCTGGCCGCAGAGGATGCGCTGGCCAAACGACTGGTGATCCGGGCGGCCGGCGCCGGCGACCGGGTCACGGTGCACACCAAGGATTTGGCCCGGTGGGCCAGCGTGCGGATGCCCGACATCGCCGTCACCGACCGGCCCCGGCCGATCGCCGGCACGACGCTCAGCGTGGTCGACGGCACCGTCTCCCCGGCGCCGCGGCCCAACACCATCATCTCGGTGGGCGCGCCGGGCCAGGTGGCGCGGGGCAGTGCAGATGTGGTGATCATGCAGAACGGTCCCGCGCACGTCGACGTCACCGCAGCGGGCCGGATGTACCACGTGGAAGTGGAGTTGTTCCGCGCCGAGAACCGTTACGTGTCAACCGAACCGGTCAATCTCTCCGTCGACCGGGAACTCGTGAACGAAAGCAGGGGCTCGTAG
- the eccA gene encoding type VII secretion AAA-ATPase EccA, which yields MTSSVATARRQFDQGMALLEVDPAEARSRFGEATQIDPTMADAWLGRIAAGDDSMTTLQQLHAYGSRLHRETNRLGAGLSAHIKAGPYLAITVTEASHAGLALASALIDDGQFEKADGLLQDSALLDTWENHQWQQYLRAYLMLSTQRWPDVISVAATVLPPQAIIMAAVTAATNTLAAHAAAHLGQARVALDWADRVELRAANTPSENRRRDLTSAMVAAIDPADFPLIAADLSYVRGMAHRQLGEEDRAQILLSKATINGALMPAAQQALADPSLQLVITDEDTINSRTNKWDASTAQSQADREELENEGRRTELLAEGRELLNNQVGLADVKRAVAELEDQIEVRALRLAHGLPVNNQTNHMLLVGPPGTGKTTTAEALGKIYAGLGIVRHPEIIEVKRADFCGEHIGSSGPKTNELISRSLGRILFMDEFYSLVERHHDGRPDMIGMEAVNQLLVALEVHRFDFCFIGAGYEKEVDEFLTVNPGLAGRFNRKLRFESYSPDELVEIALRYGRPRATVIEPPAQEAFNAGCRVLRAYRAADGEHGIDVMQNGRFARNVVERAERLRDSRVAAQNRTDRGSVTIEDLETIRTPDIVAAMRDACAEKHVPIEL from the coding sequence ATGACCAGCAGCGTCGCCACCGCACGCCGGCAGTTCGATCAGGGCATGGCGCTGCTCGAGGTCGATCCCGCCGAGGCGCGCAGCCGGTTCGGTGAGGCCACGCAGATCGACCCCACCATGGCCGACGCGTGGCTGGGGCGCATCGCCGCCGGCGACGACTCCATGACCACGCTGCAGCAGCTGCATGCCTACGGCAGCCGCCTGCACCGGGAGACCAATCGGCTCGGTGCGGGGTTGTCGGCGCACATCAAGGCCGGACCGTATCTCGCCATCACCGTCACCGAGGCCTCGCATGCCGGGCTGGCGCTGGCTTCTGCTTTGATCGACGACGGCCAGTTCGAGAAAGCCGATGGGCTGCTGCAGGATTCGGCACTGCTGGACACCTGGGAGAACCACCAGTGGCAGCAGTACCTGCGGGCGTACCTGATGCTCTCGACGCAGCGGTGGCCCGACGTCATCTCGGTGGCCGCCACGGTGCTGCCGCCCCAGGCCATCATCATGGCCGCGGTGACCGCTGCCACCAACACCCTGGCCGCGCACGCGGCGGCACACCTGGGGCAGGCCCGGGTGGCACTGGACTGGGCCGACCGGGTGGAGTTGCGAGCGGCCAACACCCCGTCGGAGAACCGGCGCCGGGATCTGACGTCGGCCATGGTGGCCGCCATCGACCCCGCCGACTTCCCCTTGATCGCCGCAGACCTGTCCTACGTCCGGGGCATGGCGCACCGCCAGCTGGGCGAGGAGGACCGGGCACAGATCTTGTTGTCGAAGGCGACCATCAACGGCGCTCTCATGCCCGCCGCGCAGCAGGCCCTGGCGGATCCGTCGCTGCAGCTGGTGATCACCGACGAGGACACCATCAACAGCCGCACCAACAAGTGGGACGCCAGCACCGCGCAGTCCCAGGCCGACCGCGAGGAGCTGGAGAACGAGGGCAGGCGCACCGAGCTGCTGGCCGAGGGGCGCGAGCTGCTGAACAACCAGGTGGGTCTGGCCGACGTGAAGCGAGCCGTGGCCGAGCTGGAGGACCAGATCGAGGTGCGCGCACTACGATTGGCGCACGGGCTGCCGGTGAACAACCAGACCAACCACATGCTCTTGGTCGGTCCCCCCGGCACCGGTAAGACCACCACCGCCGAAGCGCTGGGCAAGATCTACGCCGGTCTGGGCATCGTGCGACATCCCGAGATCATCGAGGTCAAGCGCGCGGACTTCTGCGGCGAACACATCGGCTCATCCGGGCCGAAGACCAACGAGCTGATCAGCAGATCGCTGGGCCGCATCTTGTTCATGGACGAGTTCTACTCCCTGGTGGAACGCCACCACGACGGCCGGCCCGACATGATCGGGATGGAAGCGGTGAATCAGCTACTGGTGGCGTTGGAGGTGCACCGGTTCGACTTCTGCTTCATCGGCGCCGGATACGAGAAGGAAGTCGACGAATTCCTCACGGTGAACCCGGGTTTGGCGGGCCGCTTCAACCGCAAGCTGCGGTTCGAGTCCTACAGTCCCGACGAGCTCGTGGAGATCGCGTTGCGCTACGGCCGACCGCGCGCCACCGTCATCGAGCCGCCCGCGCAGGAAGCCTTCAACGCGGGGTGCCGGGTGCTGCGTGCCTATCGCGCGGCCGACGGTGAGCACGGCATCGACGTGATGCAGAACGGCCGCTTTGCCCGCAATGTGGTGGAACGGGCTGAGCGACTACGTGATTCACGAGTGGCCGCGCAGAACCGCACCGACCGCGGGTCGGTCACCATCGAGGACCTCGAGACCATCCGGACGCCCGATATCGTCGCGGCCATGCGTGACGCCTGCGCCGAGAAGCACGTGCCGATCGAGCTCTGA